CGGAACTTGGTCCGTGTCCATTGGTTCTGATCGGCGCCGGCGATCTCGACGGTCTGCCAGTCAACGCCGTTGTCGGAGATGGCTATCTCCATCCAGTCCTGTGTTCCACCTTCACTGAATGCCCAACGATCGTAAGAGATCCACGCGCTGAGCCCTGTCAGGTCGATCGAGGGGCTGATCAGATCCGTCGGGCCGCCGTCGAGATCGAAGAGTTCCGCGTCACCGCCGGCGGGGCTGTTTCGCGTGACCATCGCCTGAACGCCGTTGTCTTCCGAGTCCTCGCCGGGTGCGGCCTGTTGTCCACTTCCGGTGATCGTCGACCCGGGGACTGCCTGTTCCCAGACACCCGCAAGGACCAGGCGGTTCTTGACGGTCCACGCCGACACGTCTCCCTCGAAACCTTCGGCGAGCACCGTCTGGGTCCCAAATGCGCTGATCGCCTCGAATGCCGTCCCGGGAGCGTCCTCGGGGAACTTGAACAGACCACCACCCGACAGAGAGGCCGAGAAGTAGAAATCCATCGTCTGAAGACAGGTGGATGACGGCAGCGTTCCTTCGTAGATGTCGTTACCCAGCGCCGTCAACGGCGACTCGACATAAGGCCCCCCGTCGATGGAGACGAACAGCTTCTCGCTGCCGGGAGCGATCGTGTCGCCCGACGGCACCGCCTCGACCTGAACGGCCGTCGGGGTGCCGGGGTTGATCAGTTCCGGGAGGGGCGACGGCAGGTCGTAGGTGATCTTGAACAGACCCTGATTCATCCAGACCTGGGTGCCGACGCAGCGGCCGATTACCAGATCGTCCCAGCCGTTGCCGTCGATGTCGAAGATCGCGACGTCGTGGACACCGGTCAACTGGTCGGCGGGGATACTGGCGATCAGGCAGCTGGCCGGGTTGGAACCATTGGAGCAACCGCTCCCGCCCGTCTCTTCGAGTAGGCTCGGGAAATCTCCCGGAATGCCGCCCTGATTATGGTAGATATGCAGGCGGCGACTACAGCCCGCCTCGTCGACGTCGACATCCGCGATAAGTACGTCGCTCCAGCCGTCCTGGTCGAGATCCGTGATGATGCTGTTGCTACCGAACCCGTCATCCCCGGTGCCCTGGAACTGGAACGTGCTGTCGGTGAACTGCGCGCGCCCGGCCCCCCCGTTACCCAGGTTGATCAGATAGCGGTCGGCGCCGTCATCCGTGATGACCATGTCGAGCATGCCATCGTTATTTAGGTCGCCGACGGATACGAAGTACGGCGCGTTCTGGTTGACGACCTCGTGGTTGTCGAAGAACCCCTCATTGGAGGGCGAGTTGTAAGCCACGCCGACATACTGCGGGGCATTGAGAGCAGTCTGTTTGACGATGTCGTTGAACCCGTCGCCGTTGATATCGATGATGGCCGCGGCCGCTCCGAACGCGGTGACCTCGAAGGCCGTGTCGGTGCCACCGGGGATCTCGATAAGGCCGGAGAGGCGTGCCTGAGTCTCGTCGATGTACTCGATGCCGTTGTTGTTGATCAGGAGTCGATCGTTGAAATCGGCGCCGGGCGGCTGTTCGTTGCCACCAGCACCGCTGCTGTCGTAGTCGCCGAACCAGAGATCCGGCCGCTGGTCACCGCTGACGTCACCGACAGCGATGGAGCAGAACCGTGGGTTGAACCCCGATTGACCGGTGTAACTCAGCAGCGTGGGGATCCACGCATCTTCGTAGCGGATGCCGAGCCAGTTGCCGCCGCCATCTTCGCCCTGGTTGATATAGATCCGTGGATGGCCGATATGTTTGGGGTCGCCGTCGCTGATGGTGACGGCGGTCACCACGTCGAGCCACGTATCGCCGTCGACATCGACCAGCTTGACGTCGCGATCGTTGGTCGCGGTCATGAATCCGTTGTCGCCAGGGACACTCGAGGAGACGGCAAGGGCCGCCGTGAAGTCCGTGAGGACTCCACTCTCGTTCAACAACAGGACGTTCGTCTTCTTGCCCGCGGACGTGAACGGCTGTTTGCGAACGACCACGAGGTCGATGTCCCCATCCTTATCGATATCACCCCATGCGTAGTCCTTCTCCTCGACGTCGTTGAGAAGTGTCGCCGCCGGACCTGAGAGCCTGGAGACGGTCTCCTCGGTGAATTCGATCCACTGCGCGAAGACCGGACCGGAGAACAGGCTGATGAAAAGGAACAGTCCTACGACCGACAATCTGGTTGAACGCGTCACTTGCCCCTCCTGCAGGTAGCCACTCTTGTACTTAAGCGCGTTGCTCCGCACAACCGGATTCTGGTGGCGGCGTTTCGCGAAAGTGAGAAACGAGCGCTTTTCGGGCAAAGGACTCAGGGTCGATCGGATCGTTCAAGATAAAACTCGGCGTCATCCTGGCGACCGCGCTTTTTCAGTAACCGGCCCAACTCACCCAGGTTTCGTGGAGATCCGTAGTACCACCGTCCGGGGTAGAGGCTTCGCCTGGACGGAGACTGTGCGGGGTCCAGAGCGCCTCCGGCATCAGACAGAAATCTGGAGGGAATGATCGCGCCGAAGTACAGGATCTGCAGTCGACCTTCGGCATCGATGAGCAAGTTCGCGGGAATCGGTAACTCGTCGGCCCGACCGGTCACGTGCTGAATCAGGGTCTCGAGGGTCACGAGGGCGTCCGGATCAAGAAAAACCGCAGCCGCCATTGCCGAACGCCCCGCGACCTCGTGTTGGCGACGGTACCAATCCGTCGCAGCGTCACGATCTTCCGGTGGATCGAGCGAGACGGGGCTCCAGTGAATCGATGCCGCGTTCAACTCCGTTGATGCCGCGGCGAAGGACCGCACCTCTTCCGCACAGGGGAGGCACCAATGCGCCCAGAGGTTGACCAATGTCGCGGTCCCGGTCTTCACGCGAAGCTCGCGTAGGAGTGGAGGCGGCAGCGGCAGCGGTGTCTTCAGCAAGATGCGGGTCATTGGCTGAGGACGGTCCTGGCGCTCTCGTACGCTCAAGCGGGGTGTAGGTCGTTCAATCGACGTCCCGCGACCCTCTCCCTCTACCACACGATAGCGACCGTTCACGGCCATCGGTTCGATCGTTTCCCGCGCTCCACCCGGCCACTGAATCGTCAGACCGTCGATCGATGTCGCTTCACCGAGACCGAAGTGGATCGTTGACGAGGACTGCGACAGGTAGCCGTCCCCGGCGGTCACCTGTCGAACACGACGCCTCCCATCGGCTAGCAGTTCGACCATGGCACCGATGGCATCGCGGTTTGAGCGGACTCCGACGAGCTTTAGCGACAGGAAAGCGTGGTCGGTCTCGAGCCTGTTCTCCATGAACCGTAGTTGTGGACCCGTCCGATTCTTGATCCACAGGTCCATCCGACCGTCGTCGTTCCAGTCGACCCGGGCAGCCGCCCGCCCGTCATCCGAAAAATCGAGTCCGCTGACGCCGGCGACATCGACGAACCGACCGTGTCCGAGGTTGAGGAGTGCGCCGTTGCGTTCGTTGCCGCTCCAGGACGAACCATCACGCAGAGCGTGAGCCAGCGCCGCCCAACCCTCAACGTACTCGCCAGCGGAGGCATGCTGAAGATCGGTGATCGGAGGTTGCGACGCGACCCGCCGCCAGAAGTAAGTTCACAAGTCGTCGTCGAGGGCGCCGCTGACGAATCCATTGGGTAGCACCAGGTCATCCTGGGAATCGTTATCCCAATCGACGAAGATGCCGCCCCAACCCCACCGCCCCATGCGAACGCCGGCTTGATCTCCACGTTCGACAAATCCGGACGCGTCGTTGACGAACAACGAGTTCCCCAGGCTGTACCCGCGAATCGCCGATCGTTGGGACGCGTCGACGTCCGTCTGGAACTCGGGCTGATACGCAATCCTGCGTCCCGCAGCCGAGTACATGTTGGTGACGTAGAGGTCGAGATCGCCGTCCGCGTCGAAGTCGGACCATGAGGCACCCATGCCGGCGGCCTGATCCTCGATCCCCATGCTGGCCGCCACATCCGTGAACCGACCGCCGTCATTGAGATAGAGATTGTTGCGGCCGAAATCATTGGCGACGTAGAGATCGGCATCGCCGTCGTTATCGTAATCCGCCCACGCGCCAACCAGGCTGAATCGGCGGTTGTTCTGGTCCAGCCCGACGGCAATCGTGACGTCCGCGAATCGGTCATCCCCCTCGTTGCGCATCAGGTGGTTGCTGGGACCGTTGTTGGCATCGTGAAACGGCAACGGGATGCTGACGCCGTAGTCCTGCTCGATGTAACGCACCCCGTACAGATCCAGATCGCCGTCTCCGTCGAAATCGGCTGCCGAGAGACCGTAGAACGGCGCGGAGGTGGGGGCCTTCATGCGGACGAAGTTCTCGAAGCGAGCGGCGCCGTCATTCTTTGCGAGGACGATCGTGTTGCCGACCGCGGTCACAAGATCGCGATCGCCGTCGTTGTCGGTATCGACGATGAGGACACCTTTCGTATCGTCGAGCCAGGCGA
This sequence is a window from Acidobacteriota bacterium. Protein-coding genes within it:
- a CDS encoding FG-GAP-like repeat-containing protein, which codes for MTRSTRLSVVGLFLFISLFSGPVFAQWIEFTEETVSRLSGPAATLLNDVEEKDYAWGDIDKDGDIDLVVVRKQPFTSAGKKTNVLLLNESGVLTDFTAALAVSSSVPGDNGFMTATNDRDVKLVDVDGDTWLDVVTAVTISDGDPKHIGHPRIYINQGEDGGGNWLGIRYEDAWIPTLLSYTGQSGFNPRFCSIAVGDVSGDQRPDLWFGDYDSSGAGGNEQPPGADFNDRLLINNNGIEYIDETQARLSGLIEIPGGTDTAFEVTAFGAAAAIIDINGDGFNDIVKQTALNAPQYVGVAYNSPSNEGFFDNHEVVNQNAPYFVSVGDLNNDGMLDMVITDDGADRYLINLGNGGAGRAQFTDSTFQFQGTGDDGFGSNSIITDLDQDGWSDVLIADVDVDEAGCSRRLHIYHNQGGIPGDFPSLLEETGGSGCSNGSNPASCLIASIPADQLTGVHDVAIFDIDGNGWDDLVIGRCVGTQVWMNQGLFKITYDLPSPLPELINPGTPTAVQVEAVPSGDTIAPGSEKLFVSIDGGPYVESPLTALGNDIYEGTLPSSTCLQTMDFYFSASLSGGGLFKFPEDAPGTAFEAISAFGTQTVLAEGFEGDVSAWTVKNRLVLAGVWEQAVPGSTITGSGQQAAPGEDSEDNGVQAMVTRNSPAGGDAELFDLDGGPTDLISPSIDLTGLSAWISYDRWAFSEGGTQDWMEIAISDNGVDWQTVEIAGADQNQWTRTKFRVEDYVPADSTINMRFRIADFPNDSITEGGVDGFLVESFTCTQCVISADCNDGNFCNGTETCNAGICDPGTSPCPGQVCDEGTDSCQDCFVDADCDDGDFCNGPETCSANVCLPGTLPCPSSQCDDNLDSCVACTLDGDCDDGNFCNGAETCDGGTCSPPADACPGQTCDESGDTCVGNITLQPRNGDPVHGLLPDQLLRFEAGKTLFNTGLSAAQGLGPIFNQDSCASCHSNPIGGSGSIVVTRFGFDDPKAGGFDPLADLGGSLLQHSTISTPCAETIPAQANVTANRVTPTILGFGLVESIDDADIQAGETLPPPGVSGRAHIVEALEAPGVPRVGRFGWKAQVPTLLTFSGDASLNEMGLTNRLVPTENAPNGDLVLLASCDSVPDPEDGPDGEGFDFIDRVTDFQRFLAPPPQTPRNGMTGEAIFNSVSCASCHTPGFVTRDDMALEDALRAKVIRPYSDFLLHDMGQNADFIKQGDGGQREIRTPPLWGFRTRDPIWHDGRVAGGTHESRTRDAIALHDSLGSEGSTSTAAFNALSLSDQDALIAFLDSLGRVEFDHDGDNDVDLDDHVGFQGCFTGPGVFFTPDDPCSISDTDRDGDVDSDDEMLFNTTVSASAGDVVGLMVNPSGGMIQLDWTASCGANDDDYAIYAGTLGGLFDDHSSIQCSTGGLTSETVATAAGNVYYLVVPRNALREGSYGRDSQGAERQVGSGLCASQSVGVCQ
- a CDS encoding ASPIC/UnbV domain-containing protein, whose product is MENRLETDHAFLSLKLVGVRSNRDAIGAMVELLADGRRRVRQVTAGDGYLSQSSSTIHFGLGEATSIDGLTIQWPGGARETIEPMAVNGRYRVVEGEGRGTSIERPTPRLSVRERQDRPQPMTRILLKTPLPLPPPLLRELRVKTGTATLVNLWAHWCLPCAEEVRSFAAASTELNAASIHWSPVSLDPPEDRDAATDWYRRQHEVAGRSAMAAAVFLDPDALVTLETLIQHVTGRADELPIPANLLIDAEGRLQILYFGAIIPSRFLSDAGGALDPAQSPSRRSLYPGRWYYGSPRNLGELGRLLKKRGRQDDAEFYLERSDRP
- a CDS encoding VCBS repeat-containing protein, whose amino-acid sequence is MTRRCSARCFVIALICVGVPCASGQADIEESISAPLGLLAEWTSAGGLNKPPTIFTQKAMSTDLTANGLSRRHGSFLTTFGKPHEQAPRLKATTALRKWTSTHSGAVSLKPISFDRHDSRNITTLIRVEVSGQSGKTLLYEVSHWQVGWQRPSKDVEDRAWRISRITRQSTERVTTRGTAFVDRTASVMGDLVDAPDIALGSEYWFGRIDNLGEPHLMGHQGIAIGDLNGDGLEDVYVAMGTGLPNRLLIRQPDGTVVDRADDAGVAWLDDTKGVLIVDTDNDGDRDLVTAVGNTIVLAKNDGAARFENFVRMKAPTSAPFYGLSAADFDGDGDLDLYGVRYIEQDYGVSIPLPFHDANNGPSNHLMRNEGDDRFADVTIAVGLDQNNRRFSLVGAWADYDNDGDADLYVANDFGRNNLYLNDGGRFTDVAASMGIEDQAAGMGASWSDFDADGDLDLYVTNMYSAAGRRIAYQPEFQTDVDASQRSAIRGYSLGNSLFVNDASGFVERGDQAGVRMGRWGWGGIFVDWDNDSQDDLVLPNGFVSGALDDDL